The window CGGCATCGCGCTGGGTCGGCGACCGGCCCGCCGCCAGGTCCCGGATCCGCTCCAGCCGCTGCGCCCGCAACGCCCGCTCCCGCGCCTTGACGGCCTCCTCGGCCGCGGTCCGGCGCGCCGCGTCCGCCTCCGCCGCCTTGCGCGCCTCTGCCGCCGCCAGCACCTCGGGCGGAACCTCCTTCACCGCCTCGGCGGGAGCATCCTTGTAATCATCCCGCAGCGCCGCGCTCAGATAGCGCACCGGGCTGTCCACCCCCTTGCGCCCCTTCAGATAGCCGACCTTCTCGGCCACGTAATCCTCGCCATGCTCGGCAATCCACTGGCGCGCCAGCCGGTCGCTGACCCCCAGCTCCATCAGCTGGGTGTAAACCGCGCCCTGCCGCACCCCGGCGCCGTCGTCGATATCCAGCATCGCCAGCTGCGGGTTTTCCTTGATCAGGAACCGCACCTCCGCCACCTGCCGCCCCATTTTCTTGAACTCCGGCGTCAGCAGGATGTTCGACGTCTTGTTCACCTCCGCCACCGCCGGCTTGATGATCTTGGCGTTCAAGTGCTTGAAACTCTCGTAATAGGCACTGCCCTCAACCCCCATCAGGCGGCGGAACAGGGCAATGTCCCACCAGCCCGTAGAGCCGGTGCGCACAAACCGGTAGCAGTTCTCGTACAGCGCCAGCGCATGGCCGCTGGTGAACCGGCGCTGGATGTTCAGGTTGATCAGCGCAAACACCTTGGGATCGTGCAGCTTCTCCGCCAGCGCCGGGCTGTAGGCGTATTCGCACACCCCGCCCTGCAGCTTGGCATAGGACAGCAGCGAGCTGACGCCCCATTCCTGCTTGCCGTTCTCGTCCAGCATGTCCCATTCCGCCACCGTCTCCGCCAGGCTGCGCAGCGACTGCTTCAGGGTTTCCATGTCGTTGGAGTTGTAGCCCACCATCATGCACAGCGTCTGCGCATCGATCTGGTGCTTGGGCTTCGAGATCAGCGCGTCATAGGCATTCAGCAGCAGCACATTGGACAGCT of the Leisingera thetidis genome contains:
- a CDS encoding replication initiation protein, which translates into the protein MGSDDIPHSKLTGPLRRQSVKKNVAAIHVSGKLTLLQRKLSNVLLLNAYDALISKPKHQIDAQTLCMMVGYNSNDMETLKQSLRSLAETVAEWDMLDENGKQEWGVSSLLSYAKLQGGVCEYAYSPALAEKLHDPKVFALINLNIQRRFTSGHALALYENCYRFVRTGSTGWWDIALFRRLMGVEGSAYYESFKHLNAKIIKPAVAEVNKTSNILLTPEFKKMGRQVAEVRFLIKENPQLAMLDIDDGAGVRQGAVYTQLMELGVSDRLARQWIAEHGEDYVAEKVGYLKGRKGVDSPVRYLSAALRDDYKDAPAEAVKEVPPEVLAAAEARKAAEADAARRTAAEEAVKARERALRAQRLERIRDLAAGRSPTQRDADKRLFLSRLEDEIDREEFRRRGWSAALLAGEMTAFWEELIPGAFDELAGQGSGGAARRPG